From Aquamicrobium sp., one genomic window encodes:
- a CDS encoding NAD-dependent epimerase/dehydratase family protein, translating into MESERLALVLGASGGVGGAITDALLRHGWTVRAMARDVEKARRENPAALEWVAGDAMNRDDVMRAASGVRAIVHAVNPPGYRNWQTLVLPMIDNTIAAARAANPGGRAARVVLPGTVYNYDPARAPLVDETTPQEPTSRKGAVRVELERRLERAAPEVPSLILRAGDFFGPGARSSWFTQAMIARGRPVRRIVRLTRGGGHSWAYLPDLAEAFARLMDAEERLAPFERLQFEGLYDETGTMLTDALRRAAGRDLPEWRFPWWLMRLLSPFGGFPREAAEIAPFWHYPMRFDNSRLVSLIGSEPRTDLDVAVRQALVYMGCLESGGPT; encoded by the coding sequence ATGGAGAGCGAGAGACTGGCCCTTGTCCTTGGCGCGAGCGGCGGGGTCGGCGGCGCCATCACTGACGCCCTGCTGCGCCACGGCTGGACGGTGCGCGCCATGGCGCGCGATGTCGAGAAGGCACGCCGGGAAAACCCGGCGGCGCTGGAATGGGTGGCGGGCGACGCGATGAACCGCGACGACGTCATGCGCGCCGCGTCGGGCGTGCGGGCCATCGTCCATGCCGTCAACCCGCCCGGCTACCGCAACTGGCAGACGCTGGTCCTGCCGATGATCGACAATACGATCGCCGCGGCCCGCGCGGCGAATCCCGGCGGCAGGGCCGCGCGCGTGGTGCTGCCCGGCACCGTCTACAATTACGATCCGGCGCGCGCGCCGCTCGTCGACGAGACGACGCCGCAGGAGCCGACGAGCCGCAAGGGCGCGGTCCGGGTCGAGCTCGAGCGGCGTCTGGAGCGCGCCGCGCCCGAGGTGCCCTCGCTCATCCTGCGCGCCGGGGATTTCTTCGGTCCCGGCGCGCGCTCGAGCTGGTTCACGCAGGCGATGATCGCGCGCGGCAGGCCGGTGCGGCGGATCGTGCGGCTGACGCGCGGCGGCGGCCATAGCTGGGCCTATCTTCCCGACCTCGCCGAGGCCTTCGCGCGACTGATGGACGCTGAGGAGCGGCTCGCGCCGTTCGAGCGCCTCCAGTTCGAGGGGCTCTACGACGAGACCGGCACGATGCTGACCGACGCCCTGCGCCGCGCCGCCGGGCGCGATCTGCCGGAATGGCGCTTTCCGTGGTGGCTGATGCGGCTGCTCTCGCCGTTCGGCGGCTTCCCGCGCGAGGCGGCGGAGATCGCCCCGTTCTGGCACTATCCCATGCGCTTCGACAACAGCAGGCTCGTCAGCCTGATCGGTTCCGAGCCGCGCACCGATCTCGATGTGGCGGTCAGGCAAGCCCTTGTTTATATGGGATGCCTCGAATCGGGCGGGCCGACATGA
- a CDS encoding TRAP transporter substrate-binding protein produces MTKLSRRHFLAAGAAGALLPLAMPAVSRAQARELRLGLITPVGHSWNDAALRLADVLKEQTDGRLTMTVFHSGQLGNEPAMMQQLQSGALDMGIIQAAELGSRVDHIAAINAPYLVNSTEAVAKFVRTPQVLELLDVLPAETGTVGLGWLITGMRAVFSAKPIDSVAGLNGMKLRINPTPVYRDFYQNLGAAPTPIPTPQVFDAMSNGQVDGLEADIEFSWNQRFDKVAKSILQMNALFMPAAAIASGRVWAGMPDADKELISASVKTVLDEQIDSLASEEPGLIEKFRETGIAMHEVPQADKEASIEAFDKIWLPKAPVIAELRKIGAEL; encoded by the coding sequence ATGACAAAGCTTTCCCGCCGCCATTTCCTTGCCGCCGGCGCCGCCGGCGCGCTGCTGCCGCTCGCCATGCCGGCCGTTTCCCGCGCCCAGGCGCGCGAGCTGCGCCTCGGCCTGATCACCCCGGTCGGCCATTCCTGGAACGACGCGGCGCTGCGCCTCGCCGACGTGCTCAAGGAACAGACCGACGGCCGCCTGACCATGACCGTGTTCCATTCCGGCCAGCTCGGCAACGAGCCGGCGATGATGCAGCAGCTCCAGTCGGGCGCGCTCGACATGGGCATCATCCAGGCCGCCGAACTCGGCTCGCGCGTCGACCACATCGCGGCGATCAACGCGCCCTACCTCGTCAACTCGACCGAGGCGGTGGCCAAGTTCGTGCGCACGCCGCAGGTGCTGGAACTTCTCGACGTGCTGCCGGCCGAGACCGGCACCGTTGGCCTCGGCTGGCTCATCACCGGCATGCGCGCCGTGTTCTCGGCCAAGCCGATCGATTCCGTCGCCGGCCTCAACGGCATGAAGCTGCGCATCAACCCGACCCCGGTCTACCGCGACTTCTACCAGAACCTCGGCGCCGCGCCGACGCCGATCCCCACCCCGCAGGTGTTCGACGCCATGTCGAACGGCCAGGTCGACGGGCTCGAGGCCGACATCGAGTTCTCGTGGAACCAGCGTTTCGACAAGGTGGCGAAGTCGATCCTGCAGATGAACGCGCTGTTCATGCCGGCCGCTGCCATCGCCTCCGGCCGCGTCTGGGCCGGGATGCCTGACGCCGACAAGGAGCTGATCTCGGCTTCGGTCAAGACCGTGCTCGACGAGCAGATCGACAGCCTCGCCAGCGAGGAGCCGGGCCTGATCGAGAAGTTCCGCGAGACCGGCATCGCCATGCACGAGGTCCCGCAGGCAGACAAGGAGGCCAGCATCGAGGCCTTCGACAAGATCTGGCTGCCCAAGGCTCCGGTCATCGCCGAGCTGCGCAAGATCGGCGCCGAGCTCTAG
- a CDS encoding TRAP transporter large permease, with protein sequence MLTTGAFVLVMLVGVPIGLCLCIAAIVFVVASGNPILFQSYPLQMFNAVDSYGLIAIPLFILIGEIMNVGGITRRIVDMAMSFIGSLRAGLAYVNVIANMFVASILGSATAQVAIMSQIMVPEMERKGYDKNFAAGLTAYGGMLGPIMPPSVMFVVYSVLAQLSVSDMLLAGILPGLALTALFCGVIAVLGYVHQFPRSEKQTLRQRAATIWNALPTLTIPLVIIGSIFSGLASATEAAAVGAVIALLIGRYWTKQLSFSQIPDIMIRAGLYSAIVLFLVVAAGVLSWILIFGRVPQEVAAWIQTVASSPIEFMLLANVILLVIGTVIDGIPGLIMTVPILLPIATDVYGIDPHHFGVVVVINLVLGLLSPPVGLCFFIAAAVTGAKPGKMFLVTMPFFLITCVLLILLSIFPSLSLALID encoded by the coding sequence ATGCTGACAACCGGTGCCTTCGTTCTCGTGATGCTGGTCGGCGTGCCGATCGGCCTGTGCCTGTGCATCGCGGCCATCGTCTTCGTGGTCGCCTCTGGCAACCCGATCCTGTTCCAGAGCTACCCGCTCCAGATGTTCAACGCGGTCGACAGCTACGGCCTGATCGCCATCCCTCTGTTCATCCTGATCGGCGAGATCATGAACGTCGGCGGCATCACCAGGCGCATCGTCGACATGGCCATGTCGTTCATCGGCTCGCTGCGCGCCGGCCTCGCCTACGTCAACGTCATCGCCAACATGTTCGTCGCCTCGATCCTCGGCTCGGCCACGGCGCAGGTCGCGATCATGTCGCAGATCATGGTGCCGGAGATGGAGCGCAAGGGCTACGACAAGAACTTCGCCGCCGGCCTCACCGCCTATGGCGGCATGCTCGGCCCGATCATGCCGCCCTCGGTGATGTTCGTCGTCTACAGCGTCCTCGCCCAGCTTTCGGTCAGCGACATGCTGCTCGCCGGTATCCTGCCCGGCCTCGCGCTCACCGCGCTGTTCTGCGGCGTCATCGCCGTGCTCGGCTATGTCCACCAGTTCCCCAGGAGCGAGAAGCAGACGCTGCGCCAGCGTGCGGCGACGATCTGGAATGCGCTGCCGACTTTGACGATCCCGCTCGTCATCATCGGCTCGATCTTCAGCGGGCTGGCCAGCGCCACCGAGGCGGCGGCCGTCGGCGCGGTCATCGCGCTGCTGATCGGCCGCTACTGGACCAAGCAGCTCTCCTTCTCGCAGATTCCCGACATCATGATCCGTGCCGGGCTCTATTCGGCGATCGTGCTGTTCCTCGTCGTCGCCGCCGGCGTCCTGTCGTGGATCCTGATCTTCGGCCGCGTGCCGCAGGAGGTCGCCGCCTGGATCCAGACCGTGGCCAGCTCTCCGATCGAGTTCATGCTGCTCGCCAACGTCATCCTGCTGGTCATCGGCACGGTCATCGACGGCATTCCCGGCCTGATCATGACGGTGCCGATCCTGCTGCCCATCGCCACCGATGTCTACGGCATCGACCCGCACCATTTCGGCGTCGTCGTGGTCATCAATCTGGTGCTGGGGCTTTTGTCGCCGCCGGTCGGCCTGTGCTTCTTCATCGCCGCCGCCGTCACCGGGGCGAAACCCGGCAAGATGTTCCTGGTGACGATGCCCTTCTTCCTCATCACCTGCGTCCTGCTCATACTGCTTTCGATCTTCCCGAGCCTGTCGCTGGCGCTGATCGACTGA
- a CDS encoding TRAP transporter small permease has product MQQAVTAEPKPFALWRGIVWLSEKLLVVERRIVAFLMFMLTGAILLNVVTRYTGRPIYWIDEFAVYCMVWLTFFGASVMTRLRLDFAVTMLTERLSERTAAVTRVVATLMVVLFGVSIAVMCWLWLDPVGIMKAGFNAKEYAAGTFNFVYTERTQTLNWPTWVLYMILPVFAVSITIHGLANLMEDAGRVRPVTRDLTINAEGAVN; this is encoded by the coding sequence ATGCAGCAAGCCGTGACCGCGGAACCGAAACCGTTTGCCCTGTGGCGCGGGATCGTCTGGCTTTCGGAAAAGCTCCTCGTCGTGGAGCGGCGCATCGTCGCCTTCCTGATGTTCATGCTGACCGGGGCGATCCTTCTCAACGTCGTGACGCGCTATACGGGCCGGCCGATCTACTGGATCGACGAATTCGCCGTCTATTGCATGGTGTGGCTGACCTTCTTCGGCGCGTCGGTGATGACGCGGCTGCGCCTCGACTTCGCCGTGACCATGCTGACGGAGCGGCTTTCCGAGCGCACGGCGGCGGTCACCCGCGTCGTGGCGACGCTGATGGTCGTGCTGTTCGGCGTCTCGATTGCGGTGATGTGCTGGCTGTGGCTCGATCCGGTCGGCATCATGAAGGCCGGCTTCAACGCCAAGGAGTATGCGGCCGGCACCTTCAACTTCGTCTACACCGAGCGAACCCAGACGCTGAACTGGCCGACCTGGGTGCTCTACATGATCCTGCCGGTCTTCGCCGTCTCCATCACCATTCACGGCCTCGCCAACCTCATGGAGGACGCCGGCCGCGTCCGGCCCGTCACCCGCGACCTGACCATCAACGCCGAGGGGGCGGTGAACTGA
- a CDS encoding MacB family efflux pump subunit → MASPLIALKDIRREYPSGEGTIAVLKDIDLAIGAGEMVAIVGASGSGKSTLMNIIGCLDRPTSGSYRIDGQETAELDADELAALRRERFGFIFQRYNLLAELSALANVEIPAVYAGRTPATRRERAAALLGRLGMSDRTHHRPGQLSGGQQQRVSIARALMNDAHVILADEPTGALDSHSGEEVLRILDELHAEGRTVVIVTHDMKIASRAGRIIEISDGVIVSDTRNERAPAPAAAPDDHSEAAGRQGFFAGFGNRFRESFRMALVAMAAHRLRTFLTMLGIIIGIASVVSVVALGEGSRQRVLENISNLGTNTLQIFAGTSFGDTRSGRITTLVVGDAEALARQSYVAAVTPTVQTSTVARFGAIEANAQVNGVGEQYFDAAGVTLLEGRFFDAEAVRAMAQDAVIDENTRNTLFPDSAARPLGQAVLAGTVPLRIVGVVRASQGGPGGGGQNLTIHAPYTTVQARFLGSMSLRSITVRVADDVDTGLAEQAVTDFLTQRHGVKDFFIVNTDDIRQTITSTTQTMRLLISAIAVISLIVGGIGVMNIMLVSVSERVAEIGVRMAVGARQSDIMQQFLIEAVLVCLIGGILGVTAALAFGVVFTAFGSSFSLVYSTASIVAAVLCSSLIGVGFGFLPARSASQLDPVVALSKG, encoded by the coding sequence ATGGCTTCGCCGCTGATCGCGCTGAAGGACATCAGGCGCGAATATCCTTCGGGCGAGGGCACCATCGCCGTGCTCAAGGATATCGACCTCGCCATCGGCGCCGGCGAGATGGTCGCCATCGTCGGCGCCTCGGGCTCCGGCAAGTCGACGCTGATGAACATTATCGGCTGCCTCGACCGGCCGACCTCGGGCAGCTACCGCATCGACGGGCAGGAGACGGCCGAGCTCGACGCCGACGAGCTGGCCGCGCTGAGGCGCGAGCGGTTCGGCTTCATCTTCCAGCGCTACAACCTTCTCGCCGAGCTGTCCGCGCTCGCCAATGTCGAGATCCCGGCCGTCTATGCCGGGCGCACGCCGGCCACCCGCCGCGAGCGCGCCGCCGCGCTCCTCGGCCGGCTCGGCATGAGCGACCGCACCCATCACCGGCCGGGCCAGCTCTCCGGCGGCCAGCAGCAGCGCGTCTCCATCGCCCGGGCGCTGATGAACGACGCCCACGTCATCCTGGCCGACGAGCCGACCGGCGCGCTCGACAGCCACAGCGGCGAGGAGGTGCTGCGCATCCTCGACGAGCTGCACGCCGAGGGGCGCACCGTCGTCATCGTCACCCACGACATGAAGATCGCCTCGCGCGCCGGGCGCATCATCGAGATCAGCGACGGCGTCATCGTCTCCGACACGCGAAACGAACGCGCGCCCGCGCCCGCGGCTGCGCCGGACGACCACTCCGAGGCGGCCGGGCGGCAGGGGTTCTTCGCGGGCTTCGGCAACCGCTTCCGCGAATCCTTCCGCATGGCGCTGGTCGCCATGGCCGCGCACCGGCTGCGCACGTTCCTGACCATGCTCGGCATCATCATCGGCATCGCCTCGGTGGTGTCGGTGGTGGCGCTGGGCGAGGGCTCGCGCCAGCGGGTCCTGGAGAACATCTCCAATCTCGGCACCAACACGCTGCAGATCTTCGCCGGCACCAGCTTCGGCGACACCCGCTCCGGGCGCATCACCACGCTCGTCGTCGGCGACGCCGAGGCGCTGGCGCGCCAGTCCTACGTCGCCGCCGTCACGCCGACGGTGCAGACGTCGACCGTCGCGCGCTTCGGCGCCATCGAGGCCAACGCCCAGGTCAACGGCGTCGGCGAGCAGTATTTCGACGCGGCCGGCGTCACGCTTCTCGAGGGCCGCTTCTTCGACGCCGAGGCGGTGCGCGCGATGGCGCAGGATGCGGTGATCGACGAGAACACGCGCAACACGCTGTTCCCCGATTCCGCCGCCCGGCCGCTCGGGCAGGCCGTGCTCGCCGGCACCGTGCCGCTGCGCATCGTCGGCGTCGTCCGGGCCAGCCAGGGCGGTCCGGGCGGCGGGGGACAGAACCTCACCATCCACGCGCCCTACACCACGGTGCAGGCGCGCTTCCTCGGCTCGATGTCGCTGCGCTCGATCACGGTCCGCGTCGCCGACGACGTCGACACGGGCCTTGCCGAGCAGGCCGTCACCGACTTCCTGACCCAACGCCACGGGGTCAAGGACTTCTTCATCGTCAACACCGATGACATCCGCCAGACCATCACCTCGACGACCCAGACCATGCGGCTCCTGATCTCGGCCATCGCCGTCATCTCGCTGATCGTCGGCGGCATCGGGGTGATGAACATCATGCTGGTCTCGGTGTCCGAGCGCGTGGCGGAGATCGGCGTGCGCATGGCGGTCGGCGCGCGCCAGTCCGACATCATGCAGCAGTTCCTGATCGAGGCGGTGCTGGTGTGCCTGATCGGCGGCATCCTCGGCGTCACCGCCGCGCTCGCCTTCGGCGTCGTCTTCACCGCCTTCGGCTCGTCCTTCAGCCTCGTCTACTCGACGGCATCGATCGTGGCCGCGGTCCTGTGCTCCAGCCTGATCGGCGTCGGCTTCGGCTTCCTGCCCGCCCGCAGCGCCTCCCAGCTCGACCCGGTCGTGGCGCTGTCCAAGGGCTAG
- a CDS encoding LysR family transcriptional regulator produces the protein MSRAISWDGQRAFLAVLEEGSLAGAARRLGVSHATVRSRVEALEAALGATLFTRSVNGLTPTDAARALHDPAHRMALASEQFIRQAVAAPDEAAGIVRVSVPEFMGIEVIPPMLARLRATFPAIRVELVLSNAPADLISQEVDVAVRMIAPAQGALVAKKVAAIPLGLFASVDYLDGRGMPQVPDDLARHDLIGPDRNRSDLALAERFGAMFRRDRLVIRTDSHPAQIAAARAGLGIAVIQVPAGERDPRLRRVLPDLVIDTLDTWIVAHENLRRVPRIRAVFDTLVASFAEMGGKTGR, from the coding sequence ATGAGCAGAGCGATCTCGTGGGATGGCCAGCGCGCTTTTCTCGCCGTGTTGGAGGAAGGCAGCCTTGCCGGCGCGGCGCGGCGGCTGGGCGTCTCGCACGCCACGGTGCGCAGCCGCGTCGAGGCGCTCGAAGCCGCGCTCGGCGCGACGCTGTTCACGCGCTCGGTCAACGGCCTGACCCCGACCGACGCCGCGCGGGCACTGCACGACCCCGCGCACCGGATGGCGCTCGCCTCCGAGCAGTTCATCCGCCAGGCCGTCGCCGCGCCGGACGAGGCCGCCGGCATCGTGCGCGTCAGCGTGCCGGAGTTCATGGGCATCGAGGTGATCCCGCCGATGCTGGCGCGGCTGCGCGCCACCTTTCCCGCCATCCGCGTCGAGCTCGTCCTCAGCAACGCCCCGGCGGACCTCATCTCGCAGGAGGTCGACGTCGCGGTGAGGATGATCGCGCCGGCGCAAGGGGCGCTGGTGGCAAAGAAGGTGGCGGCGATCCCGCTCGGCCTGTTCGCCTCGGTCGATTATCTCGACGGGCGCGGCATGCCGCAGGTGCCGGACGACCTCGCCCGCCACGACCTGATCGGACCGGACCGCAACCGCAGCGATCTCGCGCTGGCGGAAAGGTTCGGCGCGATGTTCCGCCGCGACCGCCTCGTCATCCGCACCGACAGCCACCCGGCCCAGATCGCCGCCGCGCGCGCCGGGCTCGGCATCGCCGTGATCCAGGTTCCCGCGGGCGAGCGCGACCCGCGCCTGCGCCGCGTCCTGCCCGACCTCGTCATCGACACGCTCGACACCTGGATCGTCGCGCATGAGAACCTGCGGCGGGTTCCGAGGATACGCGCGGTGTTCGACACGCTCGTCGCCTCCTTCGCCGAAATGGGCGGGAAGACGGGCCGCTGA
- a CDS encoding efflux RND transporter periplasmic adaptor subunit: MGRLLRILAALVALALAAAGGYYAWQHFFAVQPPTLLTATVARGDVEETVLASGILKPSRLVAVGAQVSGRITSVGVSLGQRGKAGDLIAEIDSVSQENALKIAEAALASTQAQKREREATLALNEQSLERYRQMLARRAVSQAEYDSVAAAVAVTRAQIDALDAQIAQGEVGIRTAQANLDYTRITAPIDGTVLSIVSQEGQTVNANQSTPTIVILGQLDTMTVQAEISEADIVKVREGQDLWFTILGEPQTRYEAVLQSIEPAPESVRSDSSIAATATSSSSSTSAIYYNGIFDVPNPDGRLRTYMTAQVNIVLGRVQGVLTIPAAALGQRDGEGLHSVRVLEPGGLVARRKVRIGLNDKVTAEVLEGLSEGDTVVTGQAAEGRASGGGGSGRRFGPMGF; the protein is encoded by the coding sequence GTGGGTAGGCTCTTGCGGATCCTCGCGGCGCTCGTCGCGCTCGCCCTCGCCGCCGCCGGCGGCTACTATGCCTGGCAGCACTTCTTCGCCGTCCAGCCTCCCACGCTGCTGACCGCAACGGTCGCGCGCGGCGACGTCGAGGAGACGGTGCTGGCGAGCGGCATCCTCAAGCCGTCGCGGCTGGTGGCGGTCGGTGCGCAGGTGTCCGGCCGCATCACCTCCGTCGGGGTCTCGCTCGGCCAGAGGGGCAAGGCCGGCGACCTGATCGCCGAGATCGATTCGGTGTCACAGGAGAACGCGCTGAAGATCGCCGAGGCCGCGCTCGCCAGCACGCAGGCGCAGAAGCGCGAGCGCGAGGCGACGCTGGCGCTCAACGAGCAGTCGCTGGAGCGCTACCGCCAGATGCTGGCGCGCCGGGCCGTCTCGCAGGCCGAGTATGACAGCGTGGCCGCCGCCGTCGCCGTCACGCGGGCGCAGATCGACGCGCTCGACGCCCAGATCGCGCAGGGCGAGGTCGGCATCCGCACGGCCCAAGCCAATCTCGATTACACCCGCATCACCGCCCCCATCGACGGTACCGTCCTGTCGATCGTCAGCCAGGAGGGGCAGACGGTCAACGCCAACCAGTCGACGCCGACCATCGTCATCCTCGGCCAGCTCGACACCATGACCGTGCAGGCCGAGATATCCGAGGCCGACATCGTCAAGGTGCGCGAGGGGCAGGACCTCTGGTTCACCATCCTCGGCGAGCCGCAGACGCGCTACGAGGCGGTGCTGCAATCCATCGAGCCGGCGCCGGAATCGGTGCGTTCCGACAGCTCGATCGCGGCGACCGCGACGTCGTCCTCGTCCTCGACCTCGGCGATCTACTACAACGGCATCTTCGACGTGCCGAACCCGGACGGGCGCCTGCGCACCTACATGACGGCGCAGGTCAACATCGTCCTCGGCCGCGTGCAGGGCGTCCTGACCATACCCGCCGCCGCGCTCGGCCAGCGCGACGGCGAAGGGCTTCACAGCGTGCGGGTGCTGGAGCCCGGCGGGCTGGTGGCGCGGCGCAAGGTCAGGATCGGGCTGAACGACAAGGTCACGGCCGAGGTGCTCGAGGGCCTTTCCGAAGGCGACACGGTCGTCACCGGGCAGGCCGCCGAGGGGCGCGCGTCCGGCGGCGGCGGTTCGGGCCGCCGCTTCGGGCCGATGGGTTTCTGA